From Nicotiana tabacum cultivar K326 chromosome 15, ASM71507v2, whole genome shotgun sequence, the proteins below share one genomic window:
- the LOC142169813 gene encoding uncharacterized protein LOC142169813 — protein sequence MVSVKAAFNINVSHSKCKRANRMILEKMEGSFADDYNKLEAYVNELRYSNPGTDVVINISKDALDSDFDSLEGLHTQKERKISDKLADYKELHKSMTFKDIPEARKFINMYSLANGYGLKQLKSCTQKLMYICLDKKCPFVCHISKDSKGPGVKFKTLREEHKCNIAYDNHIVDRANRMILEKMEGSFADDYNKLEAYANELRYSNPGTDVGLIDSIKLVLLEAYHRYCYLWWAAWSTYEEDFKDKLRNIGQLDEDGKDAVEDLMRYPPQSWRRAYFDTVCKNYSVDNNLIESFNSWIKEARFKQIIKILEDIRVKVMNMLREHEYVDGYEVSEDGERHTMNMVVKRCTCRIWDLNGIPCPHAIKAIQHNKINSLTEIHWWYTKEAYLLAYSHKLQQVRGENFWKVEASHAMDPPEFVKMDGKLKGKRTSEKNEAVNRQGEWIQSRKGRIMKCSIYGQPGHNARVVQG from the exons ATGGTAAGTGTAAAAGCTGCATTTAACATCAATGTTAGTCATTCAAAATGTAAGAGAGCCAATAGAATGATTCTGGAGAAAATGGAGGGTAGTTTTGCAGATGATTATAACAAGCTTGAGGCTTATGTTAATGAATTAAGGTATAGTAATCCAGGAACTGATGTGGTGATTAACATATCAAAGGACGCACTTG ATAGTGATTTTGATTCATTAGAAGGACTTCATACACAAAAAGAGAGGAAGATATCTGATAAGTTGGCTGATTATAAGGAGTTACACAAGTCCATGACATTCAAAGACATTCCAGAAGCTAGAAAATTCATCAACATGTATTCCCTTGCTAATGGTTATGGGTTAAAACAACTTAAGAGTTGCACCCAAAAGCTTATGTACATATGTTTGGATAAAAAATGCCCTTTTGTTTGTCATATTTCTAAAGACTCTAAAGGTCCTGGTGTTAAATTCAAGACTTTAAGGGAAGAACACAAGTGTAATATTGCATATGATAACCACATAGTAGAT AGAGCCAACAGAATGATTCTGGAGAAAATGGAGGGTAGTTTTGCAGATGATTATAACAAGCTTGAGGCTTATGCTAATGAATTAAGGTATAGTAATCCAGGAACTGATGTG GGTTTGATTGATTCAATCAAGTTGGTTCTTCTTGAGGCATACCACAGATATTGT TACCTCTGGTGGGCTGCATGGAGCACATATGAAGAAGATTTTAAAGACAAATTAAGGAATATAGGACAATTGGATGAAGATGGTAAGGATGCTGTTGAAGATTTGATGAGGTACCCACCCCAGAGTTGGAGAAGAGCATACTTTGACACTGTTTGTAAGAACTACTCAGTTGATAACAACCTAATCGAGTCTTTCAATTCATGGATAAAGGAAGCAAGATTCAAGCAAATTATCAAGATACTTGAGGATATTAGAGTAAAGGTTATGAACATGCTAAGGGAACATGAATATGTT GACGGGTATGAAGTGAGTGAAGATGGTGAAAGACACACAATGAATATGGTGGTAAAGAGATGCACATGTAGGATATGGGACCTTAATGGAATCCCATGTCCTCATGCAATCAAAGCAATACAACACAACAAAATAAATTCCCTCACTGAAATACACTGGTGGTACACCAAAGAGGCCTATCTCCTAGCCTATTCACATAAGCTACAACAAGTAAGGGGAGAAAATTTTTGGAAGGTAGAAGCATCTCATGCAATGGATCCACCAGAATTTGTGAAGATGGATGGCAAGCTTAAAGGCAAAAGAACAAGTGAAAAAAATGAAGCAGTCAACAGACAAGGTGAATGGATACAGTCCAGGAAGGGGAGGATAATGAAGTGTTCTATATATGGTCAACCTGGACACAATGCTAGGGTTGTGCAAGGGTAA